A window of Microcystis aeruginosa FD4 contains these coding sequences:
- the ltrA gene encoding group II intron reverse transcriptase/maturase yields MHWAKIQRYVFKLQKRIYQAAKSGQDAKVRKLQRLLVKSYYARLLAVRKVTQDNQGKKTAGVDGVIAVSPEQRLNLTEEIKGTLKAKPLRRVWIPKPGRDEKRPLGIPTTKDRARQALVKLTLEPEWESKMEGTSYGFRPGRSAHDAISRIYTTINTGSYFVLDADIAKCFDRINHDFLLSKIHCPSSLKRDIKQWLKAGVLDNGAFEETDTGTPQGGVISPLLANIALDGMARLTETQFPKRKNRNQAVLIRYADDFVVISPSLEIIEQCQTAISEWLKPIGLELKPEKTRVCHTLNPIEYKGKIEEPGFDFLGFNIRQYPAGKYKAGKITKGIPKTFLTQIKPSQKAVKAHTEAIKGVIKKYKTTPQSALISHLNPIIRGWANYYSGVVSMDTFNKLDYTIWLMLRAWTVSRCGKANYKKLSNYFRPGTVKLSDGKERHESWLFQTKDGFQLWKHNWTPIVRHTLVRTDASPYDGNWTYWATRRGQAIDTPTRVAKLLKKQQGKCSRCGQYFTPSDLIEVDHIHPISLGGKDEYKNLQLLHRHCHDDKSATDGSLKSSTLTSSEVSVDNTRSTKRSQVVSLTREQLN; encoded by the coding sequence ATCCACTGGGCGAAAATCCAAAGATATGTTTTCAAGCTCCAAAAGAGAATATACCAAGCGGCTAAATCGGGACAGGATGCAAAGGTTAGAAAGTTGCAACGTCTATTAGTGAAATCATACTACGCTCGTCTATTAGCAGTACGCAAAGTAACCCAAGATAATCAAGGAAAGAAAACAGCAGGAGTCGATGGAGTGATAGCAGTATCCCCAGAACAAAGGCTAAATCTAACCGAAGAAATCAAGGGAACACTGAAAGCAAAACCGTTAAGAAGGGTGTGGATTCCTAAACCCGGTAGGGATGAAAAACGTCCACTAGGAATACCAACCACCAAAGATAGAGCTAGACAAGCGTTGGTTAAGTTGACGCTTGAACCAGAATGGGAGTCAAAAATGGAAGGAACCAGCTATGGTTTCCGACCCGGAAGGTCTGCCCATGACGCAATATCAAGGATATACACCACCATTAATACAGGTAGCTACTTTGTATTAGATGCCGATATTGCCAAGTGTTTTGACCGAATTAATCACGACTTTTTACTGTCTAAAATTCACTGTCCAAGTTCCCTGAAAAGAGACATTAAACAATGGCTCAAAGCAGGAGTATTGGATAACGGCGCATTTGAAGAAACAGATACAGGGACACCCCAAGGAGGGGTAATAAGTCCACTACTAGCCAACATCGCACTGGATGGAATGGCAAGATTGACCGAAACACAATTCCCTAAAAGGAAGAATAGAAATCAAGCTGTTCTAATAAGATACGCCGATGATTTTGTAGTGATTTCACCATCACTAGAAATTATTGAACAGTGCCAAACTGCCATTTCCGAATGGTTAAAACCGATAGGATTAGAACTCAAACCAGAAAAAACCAGAGTGTGTCACACACTTAACCCCATTGAGTACAAGGGGAAAATAGAAGAACCCGGTTTTGATTTCTTAGGATTCAATATCAGACAATACCCAGCCGGAAAATACAAAGCAGGTAAAATAACGAAAGGAATACCTAAAACATTCCTAACCCAGATTAAACCTAGCCAAAAAGCAGTTAAAGCCCACACAGAAGCGATTAAAGGTGTAATCAAGAAATACAAAACAACACCTCAATCAGCCCTGATTAGTCACTTAAACCCAATCATTAGAGGTTGGGCTAACTACTACTCAGGAGTAGTATCTATGGATACCTTCAATAAACTAGATTACACAATCTGGTTAATGTTAAGGGCATGGACAGTATCAAGATGCGGTAAAGCGAACTACAAAAAGCTGAGTAATTATTTTAGACCGGGAACAGTCAAACTCAGCGATGGGAAAGAAAGACACGAATCCTGGTTATTTCAAACCAAAGACGGGTTTCAATTATGGAAGCATAACTGGACTCCAATTGTCAGACATACCTTAGTACGCACCGACGCTTCACCTTACGACGGAAATTGGACTTACTGGGCGACCAGAAGAGGACAAGCAATCGACACACCTACAAGAGTAGCCAAACTACTTAAGAAGCAACAAGGCAAGTGTAGCCGATGTGGACAATACTTTACCCCCTCAGATTTAATTGAAGTTGACCACATTCACCCTATCAGCTTAGGCGGAAAGGATGAATACAAAAACCTTCAATTACTACACCGCCACTGTCACGATGATAAATCGGCAACTGATGGAAGCCTTAAATCATCTACATTAACATCATCAGAAGTTAGTGTAGATAATACAAGGTCAACCAAAAGAAGTCAAGTTGTATCCTTAACAAGGGAACAGTTAAACTAG
- a CDS encoding HhoA/HhoB/HtrA family serine endopeptidase, with protein MGLLTRLGISLGLLALGGTVGVLGNQYLSRKAPLEVNKPPAILPASLSLPVIPQTDGNVNFIAQAVQKVGPAVVRIDSAREVADQIPEEFKQPFFRRFFGNEVPIPKEHLERGTGSGFIISTDGLLLTNAHVVEGTTQVKVTLKNGQTYQGKVLGVDNMTDVALVKIEAENLPTVTFGKAETLIPGEWAIAIGNPLGLDNTVTVGIISALGRTSSEVGVPDKRVRFIQTDAAINPGNSGGPLLNAKGEVIGINTAIRADAQGLGFAIPIETAQKVAGQLSSKGKAEHPYIGIHMVTLTPELRQQLNETKELNFNIDQNEGVIVLRVVENSPAQKAGMQAGDIIETVAGNPVKTASDVQQGVETSAIGGNLEIEINRRGKQQTLTVQPGVFPSKTSD; from the coding sequence ATGGGTTTATTGACAAGATTGGGGATTTCACTGGGATTACTCGCCCTAGGTGGTACTGTGGGGGTGCTAGGAAATCAGTATTTAAGCAGAAAAGCGCCCCTAGAGGTAAATAAACCGCCAGCAATCCTCCCCGCTTCCCTCTCTCTCCCTGTTATTCCCCAAACCGACGGTAATGTTAATTTTATCGCCCAGGCCGTGCAGAAAGTTGGGCCGGCGGTGGTGCGGATTGACTCGGCCCGGGAAGTGGCCGACCAAATTCCCGAAGAATTTAAACAGCCCTTTTTTCGGCGCTTTTTTGGTAATGAAGTGCCGATTCCCAAGGAGCATTTGGAACGAGGAACCGGTTCTGGGTTTATAATTAGTACAGATGGACTACTTTTAACTAATGCCCATGTGGTGGAAGGGACAACCCAAGTAAAAGTGACTCTGAAAAACGGTCAAACTTATCAGGGTAAAGTCCTAGGGGTTGACAATATGACCGATGTGGCCCTGGTGAAAATCGAGGCGGAAAATTTACCGACGGTGACTTTTGGCAAGGCCGAAACTTTAATACCTGGGGAGTGGGCGATCGCAATTGGCAATCCCCTAGGCTTAGATAATACGGTTACGGTGGGCATTATTAGCGCCTTGGGCCGGACTAGCAGCGAAGTGGGGGTTCCCGATAAACGGGTTCGTTTTATTCAAACCGATGCCGCTATTAACCCCGGCAATTCTGGTGGTCCGTTGCTAAACGCCAAGGGGGAAGTTATCGGTATTAATACGGCAATTCGGGCCGATGCCCAGGGTTTAGGGTTTGCCATTCCCATCGAAACCGCCCAAAAAGTGGCGGGACAGCTATCTAGCAAGGGTAAAGCGGAACATCCCTACATCGGTATCCACATGGTGACGCTAACCCCAGAATTACGGCAGCAATTGAACGAAACTAAAGAATTAAACTTTAATATTGACCAAAATGAAGGGGTAATCGTCCTGCGAGTGGTGGAAAATTCCCCCGCCCAAAAAGCCGGAATGCAAGCGGGTGATATCATCGAAACTGTGGCAGGAAACCCCGTTAAAACCGCTTCCGATGTGCAGCAAGGTGTAGAAACCAGTGCGATCGGTGGTAATCTGGAAATCGAGATTAACCGCAGGGGTAAACAACAAACTCTCACCGTTCAACCGGGGGTTTTTCCCAGCAAAACTAGCGATTAA
- a CDS encoding DevA family ABC transporter ATP-binding protein yields MEMLQIESVTSLEPVISINSLNHYFGEGKLRKQVLFDINLNINLGEIVILTGPSGSGKTTLLSLMGGLRSAQAGSLKILGQEMLGIAKGKMLKIRRQIGYIFQAHNLLKFLTAKQNVRMSLELHEEFLEQDLDQKATAILESVGLGDRVDYYPHDLSGGQKQRVAIARALVSHPKLVLADEPTAALDKQSGRDVVEIMQKLAKEQGCTILLVTHDNRILDIADRLWRGFAVRIVNMEDGRLRD; encoded by the coding sequence ATGGAAATGCTGCAAATTGAATCTGTAACTTCATTAGAACCTGTTATATCTATCAATTCTCTTAACCACTATTTTGGCGAAGGAAAACTGCGTAAACAGGTATTATTTGATATTAATCTTAATATTAATCTAGGAGAAATTGTCATCTTAACAGGTCCTTCGGGATCGGGGAAAACTACTTTATTGAGTTTAATGGGAGGTTTGCGATCGGCACAAGCGGGCAGTTTAAAAATTCTCGGCCAAGAAATGTTAGGAATTGCTAAGGGCAAAATGCTGAAAATTCGCCGACAAATTGGCTATATTTTTCAAGCACATAATTTACTAAAATTCCTGACAGCGAAACAAAACGTTAGGATGTCCTTGGAACTGCACGAGGAGTTTTTAGAACAAGATCTCGATCAAAAAGCCACGGCAATTTTGGAATCTGTGGGTTTAGGGGACCGCGTTGATTATTATCCCCATGATCTATCGGGGGGACAAAAACAACGGGTGGCGATCGCTCGCGCCCTCGTCAGTCATCCCAAATTAGTCCTCGCTGATGAACCGACCGCGGCCTTAGATAAACAATCTGGGCGTGATGTGGTGGAAATCATGCAGAAATTGGCAAAAGAACAAGGTTGCACGATTTTACTTGTCACCCACGATAACCGGATTCTCGACATCGCCGATCGCCTTTGGCGCGGCTTTGCCGTTCGTATTGTCAATATGGAGGATGGTCGTTTAAGGGATTAA
- the devC gene encoding ABC transporter permease DevC produces MPKKLFRKTPLALLQLMKEKIRLSVAIAGIAFADILMFFQLGMLDALFDGAAKSHQLLQGDLVLVNSQFQTLYLVKQFPRERLFQTLAYEQVESVLPIYIGFAQWRNPETQINRNILVWGIDPVNPPFLPTEIKSHQSQLNQLNRILFDQGSRPEYGPMTDLFKQQGNVEIQMNDKTVDLIGLFNIGASFVTDGNVITSDSTFLNLFPDNKPDRISMGLIRLKSGASVEKIQEQLTANLPKDVKVFTPAQLAQNEINYWEAQGIGFVFGLGVMVGFIVGIVIVYQILYADVSDHLPEYATMKAMGYSDRYLLGVLIQASLLLAILGYIPGFFFSIGLYQLGYSATQLPIMMKVSRAVMVLILTIIMCAVSGVIAMNKLRSADPADIF; encoded by the coding sequence ATGCCCAAGAAACTGTTCCGTAAAACCCCCCTAGCTTTACTTCAGCTAATGAAAGAAAAAATTCGTCTTAGCGTTGCGATCGCTGGAATTGCCTTTGCTGATATTCTTATGTTTTTCCAATTAGGAATGTTAGATGCTTTGTTTGATGGTGCTGCGAAATCTCATCAACTTTTACAAGGGGATCTAGTCTTAGTAAACTCTCAGTTTCAAACCCTATACTTGGTTAAACAATTTCCGAGAGAACGATTATTTCAAACCCTCGCTTATGAACAAGTAGAATCAGTTTTACCTATCTATATAGGGTTTGCTCAGTGGCGCAATCCTGAAACTCAAATCAATCGCAATATTTTAGTTTGGGGAATTGATCCTGTTAATCCACCTTTTCTCCCTACAGAAATTAAGTCACATCAATCACAGTTAAACCAACTCAACCGAATCCTATTTGATCAAGGATCTCGACCAGAATACGGACCAATGACTGATTTATTCAAACAGCAAGGAAATGTAGAAATCCAGATGAATGATAAAACAGTAGATTTGATAGGTTTATTTAATATAGGAGCTTCTTTTGTAACTGATGGGAATGTCATTACCAGCGATTCGACTTTTCTTAACCTCTTTCCCGATAATAAACCTGATAGAATATCTATGGGTTTGATTAGGTTAAAATCAGGAGCTTCTGTTGAAAAAATTCAGGAACAATTGACAGCTAATTTACCCAAAGATGTGAAAGTGTTTACTCCGGCTCAATTAGCTCAAAATGAGATTAATTACTGGGAAGCTCAAGGGATTGGTTTTGTTTTTGGTTTAGGGGTAATGGTAGGGTTTATTGTTGGTATTGTAATTGTTTATCAGATTCTTTATGCTGATGTATCAGATCACCTACCAGAATATGCTACTATGAAAGCTATGGGCTACAGCGATCGCTACTTACTCGGTGTCTTAATACAGGCTTCATTATTATTAGCTATTTTAGGTTATATTCCAGGCTTTTTCTTTTCGATCGGACTGTATCAACTTGGTTATAGTGCTACTCAATTACCAATTATGATGAAGGTTAGTCGTGCTGTCATGGTATTAATATTGACAATTATTATGTGTGCTGTTTCTGGAGTGATCGCCATGAATAAACTGCGTTCTGCTGACCCGGCTGATATTTTTTAG
- a CDS encoding ABC exporter membrane fusion protein, which yields MKTDSLCKHSHPLRWILAVAAVATTVISVGVVYQVLPLRWSSQATPESKATTPPISKVAALGRLEPESEVIRLDVPLPLDGDRVEQLLVKEGSKVSAGQVIAILDSRNRLQSVVKQNQEQLKVVQARLAQVKAGAKVGEINAQKATVEKAKADLEGQTREQKATIAKLQAQLQGETATQKATISRLEAELENSKTECQRYQILYQNEVVSNSDYESKCLKQKTLQESLKEAQANLQRILNTYQEQIAEAQANLERTKATGTQQIQQAKATLNQVAEVRPVDIQIAQAEVDNALANLQQAEINLNQVYIKSPINGQILKIHTRVGEKIGDSGLLELAQTNDMVAVAEVYQTDIDKVKLGQQAVITSQAFSGKLKGTVSQIGLQVNRQNVFSSQPGENLDRRVIEVKIRLNSQDSQRVASLTNLQVQVEIQVDNPNS from the coding sequence ATGAAAACTGATTCATTATGTAAGCATTCCCATCCTTTACGCTGGATTTTAGCCGTTGCTGCTGTTGCCACCACTGTGATCAGTGTGGGTGTAGTTTATCAAGTTTTGCCCCTTAGATGGAGTAGTCAAGCTACCCCTGAATCAAAAGCAACAACACCCCCTATTAGTAAAGTAGCCGCTTTGGGAAGATTGGAACCTGAAAGTGAAGTTATTCGTCTCGATGTTCCCTTGCCTTTAGATGGTGATCGCGTGGAACAATTATTAGTTAAAGAGGGGTCAAAAGTATCAGCCGGACAAGTAATTGCCATTTTAGATTCTCGTAACCGTTTACAATCAGTAGTTAAACAAAATCAAGAACAGTTAAAAGTAGTTCAAGCGCGTCTAGCTCAAGTTAAAGCAGGGGCAAAGGTTGGAGAGATTAATGCTCAAAAAGCGACGGTAGAAAAGGCTAAAGCTGATTTAGAGGGACAAACTAGGGAACAAAAAGCAACCATAGCCAAACTACAAGCACAGTTACAGGGAGAAACAGCTACACAAAAAGCGACAATTTCTCGGTTAGAAGCAGAACTAGAAAATTCTAAAACTGAATGTCAGCGTTATCAAATTTTATATCAAAATGAAGTCGTCTCAAATTCTGATTATGAGAGTAAATGTCTCAAACAAAAAACTCTGCAAGAATCTTTAAAAGAAGCTCAAGCTAATCTTCAACGTATTCTCAATACTTATCAAGAACAAATTGCTGAAGCCCAAGCTAACTTAGAGCGCACTAAAGCAACGGGAACACAGCAAATTCAACAAGCAAAAGCCACCCTTAATCAAGTGGCTGAAGTTCGTCCCGTTGATATACAAATTGCTCAAGCGGAAGTTGATAACGCTTTGGCTAATTTACAACAAGCAGAGATTAACTTAAATCAAGTTTACATCAAGAGTCCTATTAACGGACAAATTCTCAAAATTCATACGCGAGTTGGCGAAAAAATTGGTGATTCTGGTTTGCTAGAACTGGCACAAACAAATGATATGGTGGCTGTAGCAGAGGTGTATCAAACTGATATTGATAAAGTGAAACTGGGACAACAAGCTGTCATTACTAGCCAAGCTTTTTCGGGTAAATTAAAGGGTACTGTCTCTCAAATTGGTTTACAAGTAAATCGGCAAAATGTCTTTAGTAGTCAACCGGGAGAAAACCTAGATCGCCGAGTCATAGAAGTCAAAATTCGTCTCAATTCTCAAGATAGTCAACGGGTAGCCAGCTTAACTAATTTGCAAGTACAAGTAGAAATACAAGTTGACAATCCTAATTCTTAA
- a CDS encoding class I SAM-dependent methyltransferase produces the protein MTTLLKMPKLIYQVAKVKLSQVNSNPIADYDKGAVSFDDYYSRNLGSSALELWEKLPVKEGQVIVDLACGTGFFTTKLAHAVGQTGQIIAVDLSAGMLEKNQEKALNQNLNNIRFVQLDGLSFLESLSSNCLDGLVCGWGTCYMNHTRLRQQLERVLKTGGFFGMIDNTSSSLKDVSDLFTQVLMDYPHAMIKNININLPKNNDYLIKTFGHGHLKSQNAWNGEVIIPCVNGEQIADYMLKSVASAGFIDALDPALIPQIFETFVGYANQRFYSQNPVVVKHKFCALVAIKT, from the coding sequence ATGACGACACTTTTAAAAATGCCAAAGCTGATCTATCAAGTTGCTAAGGTAAAACTAAGCCAAGTGAATTCTAACCCTATTGCTGATTATGATAAAGGGGCTGTGTCTTTCGACGATTACTACTCTCGGAATCTTGGCAGTAGTGCTTTAGAACTTTGGGAAAAATTACCAGTTAAAGAAGGCCAAGTTATTGTCGATCTTGCTTGTGGTACTGGATTTTTTACTACCAAATTAGCTCACGCAGTTGGACAAACAGGTCAAATAATTGCTGTTGATCTCTCGGCTGGAATGCTCGAAAAAAATCAAGAAAAAGCTTTGAATCAAAATTTGAACAATATTCGCTTTGTTCAGTTAGATGGCCTTTCATTTTTAGAGAGTTTATCTTCTAATTGTCTCGATGGTTTGGTTTGTGGTTGGGGAACTTGCTATATGAATCATACTCGCTTGAGACAACAGCTAGAAAGAGTGCTAAAAACAGGTGGTTTTTTCGGAATGATTGACAATACCTCTTCCTCTTTAAAAGATGTTTCTGATCTATTCACCCAGGTTTTAATGGATTATCCTCATGCAATGATCAAAAATATAAATATCAATCTTCCTAAAAATAACGATTACTTGATTAAAACTTTTGGTCATGGTCATCTTAAATCACAAAACGCATGGAATGGTGAAGTTATTATTCCTTGTGTTAATGGAGAGCAAATAGCTGATTATATGCTAAAATCTGTGGCATCTGCTGGTTTTATCGATGCCTTAGATCCGGCTTTAATCCCTCAAATCTTTGAGACTTTTGTTGGTTATGCTAATCAGAGATTTTACTCTCAAAATCCCGTGGTAGTTAAGCATAAATTTTGTGCATTAGTAGCTATCAAAACTTAA
- a CDS encoding aminotransferase class I/II-fold pyridoxal phosphate-dependent enzyme: MTNISPTLANLSSQQKLQLLEKLRSQTEKANSTPVNLVDFSNFDQQPAYQQMKQQLKQLEAIGLQNPYFKVHQGVARNITQIGEQELINYSTYNYLGMSGDPKVSQAAKDAIDRYGTSVSASRVASGEKPIHRELEQEIANLLGVEDAIIYVGGHSTNVITISHLFGSDDLIVYDSLSHNSVLQGCLFSGANLFSFAHNDWQALEQILKDKRSNYQKALIVIEGVYSMDGDIANLPQFIELKKRYKTALMIDEAHSIGVLGKSGHGIGEYFGVNPTDVDLWMGTLSKSFASCGGYIAGNHALVEYLKYTAPGFVYSVGISPPNAAAALAAIRLLNSEPERVELLHQRAKLFLQLAKEWGLNTGLSYDSAVIPVIIGNSLQCIQLSQALFYRGINVQPVIYPAVSEQTARLRFFISCTHSEEQIRFTVATVADELKKIQS, translated from the coding sequence ATGACTAATATTAGCCCAACTTTAGCTAATCTTTCCTCCCAGCAAAAACTTCAACTTCTTGAAAAATTGCGGAGTCAAACAGAAAAAGCTAATTCAACCCCAGTGAATTTAGTTGATTTTTCTAACTTTGATCAACAGCCCGCTTACCAACAAATGAAGCAGCAATTGAAGCAACTTGAAGCCATCGGGTTACAAAACCCCTACTTCAAAGTTCATCAAGGAGTCGCTCGCAATATCACTCAAATTGGTGAGCAAGAACTGATTAATTATTCAACTTATAACTATCTGGGGATGTCTGGAGATCCGAAGGTTTCTCAAGCGGCTAAAGATGCTATTGATCGTTATGGAACTTCTGTCTCAGCTAGTCGCGTAGCATCAGGAGAAAAGCCCATCCACCGAGAATTAGAACAGGAAATTGCTAATTTACTCGGGGTAGAAGATGCGATCATTTATGTGGGAGGACACTCCACTAATGTCATTACTATTAGTCATCTTTTTGGTTCCGATGATCTAATTGTTTATGACTCCCTCAGTCACAATAGTGTTCTCCAAGGTTGTTTGTTTTCAGGAGCAAATTTGTTCTCTTTTGCTCACAATGATTGGCAAGCTCTCGAACAAATTCTTAAAGATAAACGGTCGAACTATCAAAAAGCTTTGATTGTTATTGAAGGGGTCTATAGCATGGATGGTGATATTGCCAACTTGCCTCAGTTTATTGAACTTAAGAAACGCTATAAGACAGCTTTAATGATTGATGAAGCTCACTCCATTGGTGTACTTGGAAAGTCAGGACATGGTATTGGGGAGTATTTCGGAGTTAACCCTACAGATGTAGACTTGTGGATGGGGACTTTAAGTAAATCTTTCGCTAGTTGTGGTGGATATATTGCCGGCAACCATGCTCTAGTTGAATATCTCAAATATACTGCTCCCGGTTTTGTGTATAGCGTTGGCATTTCCCCACCCAATGCAGCAGCAGCTTTAGCCGCCATTCGATTATTAAATTCAGAACCTGAGCGTGTAGAACTTTTACATCAAAGAGCCAAACTGTTTCTCCAGTTAGCCAAGGAATGGGGACTGAATACAGGACTAAGCTACGATTCTGCTGTTATTCCTGTAATTATTGGCAATTCTTTGCAATGTATCCAACTCTCTCAAGCTCTTTTCTATCGGGGTATTAATGTTCAACCTGTAATTTATCCGGCTGTATCGGAACAAACGGCACGGTTACGTTTTTTCATTAGTTGTACCCATAGCGAAGAGCAAATTCGTTTTACGGTTGCAACGGTTGCTGATGAATTGAAAAAGATTCAAAGCTAA